One Gossypium raimondii isolate GPD5lz chromosome 3, ASM2569854v1, whole genome shotgun sequence genomic window carries:
- the LOC105795226 gene encoding protein SRC2 homolog isoform X1, translated as MSGIQGQILDVTVVGCKKLKDTEWLSKQDPYVCLDYANTKYRTKTCTDGGKSPIFQEKFTFSLLEGLTEVNVVVWNSNTLSSDDLIGYGRVQLQKAISQGYDDSSWAIQTKTGRYAGEVQLILHYPNAKHQASGGYSQPSAPPAYAPPPHQPPPYGGPPVPAPYPPPGPAGYPAPPYPGGYPQQPLYPPATYPLGPDPYGGYPPPPGAYPPPPYYPPGNIIGPILDYLLALII; from the exons ATGTCGGGTATTCAAGGCCAGATTCTCGACGTTACTG TTGTGGGGTGTAAAAAATTGAAGGATACAGAATGGCTCTCGAAGCAAGATCCCTACGTTTGCCTTGATTATGCAAACACCAAGTATCGTACAAAAACCTGCActg atGGTGGGAAATCACCCATATTCCAAGAGAAATTCACATTCTCCTTGCTTGAAGGGCTAACAGAGGTCAATGTAGTGGTCTGGAACAGCAATACTTTATCTAGTGATGACTTAATAGGCTATGGAAG agTTCAATTGCAGAAGGCTATTTCTCAAGGTTATGATGATAGTTCTTGGGCCATTCAAACCAAAACTGGCAG GTATGCAGGAGAAGTACAGCTGATACTGCATTATCCCAACGCCAAA CACCAAGCCTCAGGAGGATATAGTCAACCGTCGGCACCACCAGCATATGCACCGCCACCTCATCAACCACCTCCATACGGCGGACCACCAGTTCCAGCTCCTTATCCACCACCAGGTCCGGCGGGTTATCCAGCTCCACCGTATCCTGGTGGTTATCCTCAACAACCCTTGTATCCTCCAGCCACGTATCCTCTTGGACCAGACCCATATGGCGGATACCCTCCTCCACCAGGCGCTTACCCTCCTCCACCCTATTACCCTCCAGGTAACATCATTGGTCCCATCTTAGATTATCTTTTGGCACTAATTATATAA
- the LOC105795226 gene encoding U1 small nuclear ribonucleoprotein C isoform X2 has product MSGIQGQILDVTVVGCKKLKDTEWLSKQDPYVCLDYANTKYRTKTCTDGGKSPIFQEKFTFSLLEGLTEVNVVVWNSNTLSSDDLIGYGRVQLQKAISQGYDDSSWAIQTKTGRYAGEVQLILHYPNAKHQASGGYSQPSAPPAYAPPPHQPPPYGGPPVPAPYPPPGPAGYPAPPYPGGYPQQPLYPPATYPLGPDPYGGYPPPPGAYPPPPYYPPGPYPGPYPPY; this is encoded by the exons ATGTCGGGTATTCAAGGCCAGATTCTCGACGTTACTG TTGTGGGGTGTAAAAAATTGAAGGATACAGAATGGCTCTCGAAGCAAGATCCCTACGTTTGCCTTGATTATGCAAACACCAAGTATCGTACAAAAACCTGCActg atGGTGGGAAATCACCCATATTCCAAGAGAAATTCACATTCTCCTTGCTTGAAGGGCTAACAGAGGTCAATGTAGTGGTCTGGAACAGCAATACTTTATCTAGTGATGACTTAATAGGCTATGGAAG agTTCAATTGCAGAAGGCTATTTCTCAAGGTTATGATGATAGTTCTTGGGCCATTCAAACCAAAACTGGCAG GTATGCAGGAGAAGTACAGCTGATACTGCATTATCCCAACGCCAAA CACCAAGCCTCAGGAGGATATAGTCAACCGTCGGCACCACCAGCATATGCACCGCCACCTCATCAACCACCTCCATACGGCGGACCACCAGTTCCAGCTCCTTATCCACCACCAGGTCCGGCGGGTTATCCAGCTCCACCGTATCCTGGTGGTTATCCTCAACAACCCTTGTATCCTCCAGCCACGTATCCTCTTGGACCAGACCCATATGGCGGATACCCTCCTCCACCAGGCGCTTACCCTCCTCCACCCTATTACCCTCCAG
- the LOC105795228 gene encoding phosphatidylinositol 3,4,5-trisphosphate 3-phosphatase and protein-tyrosine-phosphatase PTEN2A, which yields MANVSADSPAPFATDAGPNNSSTEDAPSKLSSWTRNLKIPQPFAASQEESTPTGNAGKSTFSRFTSGLGLRSPSKSTTADGNADGASTTTQPGFLGTITKGIVDSSKNAVKAVQVKARHVVSQNKRRYQEGGFDLDLSYITENIIAMGFPAGDMSSGFFGYVEGFYRNHMEEVIQFFETHHKDKYKVYNLCSERLYDASLFEGKVASFPFDDHNCPPIQLILSFCQSAYSWLKEDIENVVVVHCKAGMARTGLMISSLLLYLKFFPTAEESMGYYNQKRCVDGKGLVLPSQIRYVKYFERTLTYFNGENQPGRRCMLRGFRLLRCPYWIRPSITVSDHNGVLFSTKKHTRTKDLSPEDYWFSAPKKGVMVFALPGEPGLTELAGDFKIHFHDGQGDFYCWLNTTMMENRKILNTSDLDWFDKRKLPSPGFQVEVVLADYNDPVPSNPPTKTTTTKPDESSGTSAAPSSNNNNKDDVFSDGEEEESATSTNRQQKPAAPSATTKSETSTNPDQVTSLVHSTEKVSLGSANSKQTHTTSNPTKDAAAAAASTEVSSSESEFKVMAADTSVFSFGDEEDYENE from the exons ATGGCTAACGTCTCTGCTGACTCGCCGGCTCCTTTTGCAACGGATGCAGGACCGAATAATTCTTCTACGGAAGATGCACCGTCAAAGCTGTCATCGTGgactagaaatttaaaaattcctCAGCCTTTTGCTGCCTCTCAAGAGGAGTCAACACCTACAGGGAATGCTGGGAAATCAACTTTTTCTCGGTTTACTAGCGGGCTAGGATTGCGGTCGCCTTCAAAATCTACTACTGCAGATGGTAACGCTGATGGAGCTTCAACGACAACCCAACCTGGTTTTCTTGGAACAATTACAAAAGGCATAGTTGACTCATCTAAAAATGCTGTGAAAGCTGTACAGGTCAAGGCTCGGCATGTTGTTTCACAAAACAAACGGAGATACCAG GAGGGAGGATTTGACTTAGATTTGTCATACATCACTGAGAATATAATTGCTATGGGGTTCCCTGCTGGTGACATGAGCTCTGGGTTTTTTGGATATGTTGAG GGGTTCTATCGAAATCACATGGAAGAAGTGATTCAGTTTTTTGAAACGCATCACAAG GACAAGTACAAAGTATATAATCTTTGCTCTGAGAGATTGTACGATGCTTCATTATTTGAAGGAAAG GTGGCTAGTTTCCCATTCGATGACCATAATTGCCCCCCAATTCAATTGATACTATCTTTTTGTCAAAGTGCTTACTCATGGCTGAAGGAAGATATTGAGAATGTTGTGGTTGTGCACTGTAAAGCTGGGATGGCAAGGACAGGGTTGATGATCTCTAGCCTTCTTCTATATTTGAAG TTCTTTCCCACTGCTGAAGAGTCAATGGGATATTACAACCAGAAAAGATGTGTGGATGGAAAGGGGCTTGTTCTACCTAGTCAAATT AGGTATGTCAAATACTTTGAGCGCACCTTAACATACTTCAATGGTGAAAACCAGCCTGGGCGCAG GTGCATGCTTCGAGGATTCCGGCTTCTTCGTTGTCCTTATTGGATCAGGCCCTCCATTACAGTGTCTGATCATAACG GTGTTCTCTTCTCGACAAAGAAGCATACACGTACCAAGGATCTCTCT CCAGAAGATTATTGGTTTAGTGCACCAAAGAAAGGAGTCATGGTATTTGCTTTGCCTGGGGAACCTGGTCTGACCGAGTTGGCCGGGGacttcaaaattcattttcatgatGGCCAAGGAGATTTTTACTG TTGGCTAAACACAACAATGATGGAAAACAGAAAAATTCTGAATACCAGTGATCTTGATTGGTTTGACAAg AGGAAATTACCTTCCCCTGGTTTCCAGGTTGAGGTTGTGCTAGCAGATTATAATGACCCTGTTCCGTCGAACCCACCAACCAAAACTACCACAACTAAGCCAGATGAAAGTTCAGGCACCAGTGCAGCCCCATCAagcaacaataacaacaaagaTGATGTGTTCTCAGACGGTGAGGAAGAAGAGTCTGCCACATCAACAAACAGGCAGCAAAAACCAGCTGCCCCCTCAGCCACCACCAAATCGGAAACGAGTACCAATCCAGATCAAGTTACAAGTTTAGTTCATTCTACTGAAAAAGTTTCTTTAGGAAGTGCAAACTCCAAACAGACACACACTACTAGTAACCCGACAAAAGATGCCGCTGCTGCTGCTGCCAGCACTGAAGTTTCGAGCTCAGAAAGTGAATTCAAGGTAATGGCTGCTGATACGTCTGTTTTCAGTTTTGGAGATGAAGAAGACtatgaaaatgagtaa
- the LOC105795229 gene encoding cysteine proteinase mucunain, which produces MSLLKNPTHVIIFTMLLVTLSSALDMSIIDYDINHVSQQPQRQTTNTQVRRLYETWLVKHGKAYNDLGEKEKRFDIFKDNLKFILEHNSVNRTYKVGLNRFADMTNEEYKAMYLGTRVDPKTRLRRLAGKEKSNRYAYKVGDELPESVDWRQKGAVMDVKDQGQCGSCWAFSTVAAVEGINKIVTGDLISLSEQELVDCDNMYNQGCNGGLMDHAFEFIINNGGIDTEEDYPYRATDNTCDINRKNARVVTIDGYEDVPENDENSLKKAIAHQPVSVAIEAGGRAFQLYQSGVFTGQCGTSLDHGVAAVGYGTEGGVDYFLVRNSWGPNWGENGYIKMERNVAGTSTGKCGIAMMASYPIKKGPNPPKPAPSPPSPVKPPTVCNEYYSCPQGSTCCCLYEYGKYCLGWGCCPVESATCCDDHYSCCPHEYPVCDLTAGTCRLSKDSPLGVKLLKRGPASLITKQRTRTTVSGSA; this is translated from the exons ATGTCTCTCCTCAAGAACCCAACCCATGTTATCATCTTCACCATGCTTTTGGTGACCCTGTCATCGGCTCTGGACATGTCTATTATCGATTACGACATTAACCATGTAAGCCAACAACCACAGAGGCAAACAACCAATACCCAAGTAAGAAGGTTGTACGAAACATGGTTGGTGAAACATGGCAAAGCTTATAATGACTTGGGAGAGAAAGAAAAACGGTTCGATATCTTTAAGGATAATCTCAAGTTCATCCTGGAACATAACTCGGTTAATCGTACGTATAAGGTGGGTCTTAACAGGTTTGCGGATATGACCAATGAGGAATATAAAGCTATGTATTTGGGTACTAGGGTTGACCCGAAAACCCGGTTACGTAGACTCGCGGGGAAAGAGAAGAGTAATAGGTATGCATATAAGGTTGGTGATGAATTGCCAGAGTCAGTTGATTGGAGACAAAAAGGTGCTGTCATGGATGTAAAAGATCAAGGCCAATGTG GGAGTTGCTGGGCATTTTCAACTGTGGCTGCTGTGGAAGGGATAAACAAGATCGTGACCGGTGATCTTATCTCTTTGTCGGAGCAGGAACTGGTGGACTGTGATAATATGTATAACCAGGGTTGTAATGGTGGTTTAATGGACCATGCTTTTGAGTTTATTATTAACAATGGTGGTATTGATACTGAAGAAGATTACCCTTACCGGGCTACTGATAATACATGTGATATAAACAGG AAAAATGCTCGTGTTGTTACCATTGATGGATATGAAGATGTCCCTGAAAACGATGAGAATTCTTTGAAGAAGGCTATTGCACATCAGCCTGTTAGTGTTGCCATTGAAGCTGGTGGCAGGGCCTTCCAGCTCTACCAATCG GGTGTGTTTACCGGTCAATGTGGAACAAGCCTAGACCACGGTGTTGCCGCTGTTGGATACGGCACAGAAGGTGGTGTAGATTACTTTCTTGTGAGGAATTCATGGGGTCCTAACTGGGGAGAGAATGGATACATCAAGATGGAACGTAACGTCGCAGGTACATCTACCGGCAAGTGCGGTATTGCAATGATGGCCTCGTACCCCATCAAGAAAGGACCAAATCCACCTAAACCGGCTCCATCTCCCCCTTCTCCCGTAAAACCCCCAACCGTGTGCAACGAGTACTACTCATGTCCTCAAGGAAGCACTTGCTGTTGCTTATATGAGTATGGCAAATACTGCCTTGGCTGGGGATGTTGCCCAGTGGAATCTGCAACCTGCTGTGATGATCACTACAGTTGTTGCCCTCATGAGTATCCCGTATGTGACCTCACAGCCGGAACTTGCCGCCTG AGCAAGGACAGTCCATTGGGAGTAAAGCTATTGAAACGAGGTCCGGCTAGTTTGATTACCAAGCAACGAACCAGGACGACGGTTAGCGGCAGTGCTTGA
- the LOC105795230 gene encoding uncharacterized protein At4g06744: protein MRTLFLSSSFLLFSIIFHPFSVHHVASDHDPVIRGNRETLEIANGGGGKVLSPETYNDNCPPPPPKPECPLPPPPPPPPPPVPKCTLPPPPPPPPPPPPPPPPPPVPKCTFPPPPPPPPPPPPPPPPPPCKFKTKSGCFRNQRLAKTHDVIQTFKSKILVDDNSKKYTETWRGTEICNYKGFTCDIRPDVNETAVASVDFNGAKFAGPNGYLPLDGFIDKLDDLAIFHANSNNFTGTIPYEVSKIKYLYELDLSNNQLSGDFPMNVLKATNLTFLDLRFNSIKGLVPQQVFNLDLDVLFINNNNFEQRLPENLGDTPVLYLTFANNKFTGPIPTSIGKAPNLLEVLFLNNKLTGCLPYEIGNLSQATVFDVGSNKLTGPIPYSFGCLKKIELLNLACNEFYGEVPEIVCQLKNLQNLSLSYNYFTQVGPACRDLIMKKKLDVKNNCILDLPFQRSEAECTAFFSRNLYCDRKDSFKWVPCMKGGYNKYKHSSPESTTSSSSPSVRTYSTLIPHRL from the coding sequence atGCGTACCCTTTTTTTATCATCTtcgtttttgttgttttcaatcatttttcatccattttctgTTCACCATGTGGCTAGTGATCACGATCCAGTGATCAGGGGAAACAGGGAAACGTTGGAAATAGCCAACGGCGGCGGTGGGAAAGTTCTTTCCCCTGAAACTTACAATGACAACTGTCCTCCCCCACCTCCTAAACCTGAATGTCCACTTCCACCCCCGCCTCCACCTCCTCCCCCTCCTGTACCAAAATGTACACTTCCcccacctccacctccacctccgCCTCCGCCTCCGCCTCCGCCTCCGCCTCCTGTACCAAAATGTACATTTCCCCCACCTCCACCTCCTCCTCCGccaccacctccacctcctccTCCGCCTCCTTGTAAGTTCAAGACAAAAAGCGGCTGCTTCAGAAACCAGCGGCTAGCAAAAACCCACGACGTGATCCAAACATTCAAGAGCAAAATCCTAGTCGACGACAACAGCAAAAAATACACAGAGACATGGCGAGGCACCGAGATTTGCAACTACAAAGGCTTCACGTGCGATATCCGTCCCGACGTGAACGAAACAGCCGTTGCTTCCGTCGATTTCAACGGCGCTAAATTTGCGGGGCCGAACGGTTATCTTCCCCTTGATGGCTTCATCGACAAGTTAGACGACTTAGCTATTTTccatgccaattcaaacaacttCACCGGCACCATCCCATACGAGGTCTCCAAAATCAAATACTTATACGAGCTCGATTTAAGCAACAATCAGTTGTCCGGTGATTTCCCGATGAACGTCCTTAAAGCCACCAACTTAACCTTTTTGGACTTACGGTTCAACTCCATTAAAGGTCTGGTTCCACAACAAGTTTTCAACTTAGACCTTGATGTTCTCTTCATCAACAACAATAATTTCGAACAAAGACTCCCCGAGAATCTCGGTGACACACCGGTTTTATACCTCACTTTTGCAAACAACAAGTTCACCGGTCCGATTCCGACAAGCATCGGCAAAGCACCCAACTTGCTCGAAGTGCTTTTTCTtaacaacaaacttactggGTGTTTACCATATGAGATCGGCAACTTGAGTCAAGCCACCGTGTTCGACGTCGGGTCGAATAAGTTAACTGGTCCCATACCATACTCGTTTGGGTGTTTAAAAAAGATTGAGCTTCTCAACTTGGCCTGCAATGAATTCTACGGCGAAGTACCGGAAATCGTTTGTCAACTCAAAAAtctacaaaatttgtcattgtcATACAACTATTTCACTCAGGTTGGCCCAGCTTGTAGAGACTTGATAATGAAGAAGAAACTTGATGTGAAAAACAACTGCATTTTGGACTTGCCGTTTCAAAGATCAGAAGCCGAATGCACTGCATTTTTCTCGAGAAATTTGTATTGCGATAGGAAAGATTCGTTTAAATGGGTTCCTTGCATGAAAGGTGGGTATAATAAATACAAGCATTCAAGCCCAGAATCAACAACGAGTTCTTCTTCACCATCTGTGAGAACTTACAGCACCCTTATCCCGCACCGCTTGTGA